One window of Sphingobacteriales bacterium genomic DNA carries:
- a CDS encoding tetratricopeptide repeat protein, which yields MKSSTFIVHLFVVYSARNETQFQRLVKIISSFRRLMMDENVSLVLNGSVQVEQSGELETKKRTGFQIRKADIVLMLIGDEFLPASTAHLPEIFDGNKAEDVLIGAITLSDLDFTKSNLYQKVVQNFTVFLLDKLPEQVLPLQYNNLFEKSFLKLIRLAIRNQSGKLFQNMLKEANQKFKNGKWEMAGQLYSQMLKTLPDSVSDDRFNEINDKLLICFRELHFEQLVKNGERAFQQKDYPVAANFFEKALQIKPAPKVVLLREKSLVTPVPAYKILKQQNEEDWFFESLQEAERLFKLKKWNAALEQYEEAAAVFHIDFGYNISNIYRQMKACKTECCFEEVFNLGREAYKAKNHHEAMSFFEEAYSIKPEDSTAKRLYEKSKRIVHLKKLLPVAQILSISLLALLLIYMLVFFTNSI from the coding sequence ATGAAATCAAGTACTTTCATTGTCCATTTATTTGTGGTTTATTCAGCCCGAAACGAAACACAGTTTCAAAGGTTGGTTAAAATCATCAGTTCATTCAGAAGATTGATGATGGATGAAAATGTATCCTTGGTTTTAAATGGCTCTGTTCAGGTTGAACAGTCAGGAGAATTGGAAACAAAAAAAAGAACCGGATTTCAAATAAGAAAAGCCGATATTGTTTTGATGTTAATTGGGGATGAATTTTTACCTGCTTCAACCGCTCATTTGCCGGAAATATTTGACGGTAACAAAGCTGAGGACGTTTTGATCGGCGCAATCACCTTATCAGACCTTGATTTTACTAAATCAAATCTTTACCAAAAGGTCGTTCAAAATTTTACAGTTTTTTTACTCGATAAATTACCCGAACAGGTTTTGCCGTTGCAGTACAACAACTTGTTTGAAAAATCATTTTTAAAACTAATCAGGTTGGCAATCAGAAATCAGAGCGGAAAGCTATTTCAAAACATGTTAAAGGAAGCCAATCAAAAGTTTAAGAACGGGAAATGGGAAATGGCCGGACAACTATATTCACAAATGCTCAAAACGCTTCCTGATTCTGTTTCGGACGATAGGTTTAACGAAATCAATGACAAATTGTTGATTTGCTTTCGCGAACTACATTTCGAACAGTTGGTTAAAAACGGCGAGCGGGCATTTCAACAAAAAGATTATCCCGTGGCAGCAAATTTTTTTGAAAAAGCCCTGCAAATAAAACCTGCCCCTAAAGTTGTCCTATTGCGGGAAAAGAGTTTGGTTACACCGGTTCCCGCATATAAAATTTTGAAACAACAAAATGAAGAGGACTGGTTTTTTGAAAGTCTGCAGGAAGCCGAAAGATTGTTTAAACTGAAAAAATGGAACGCTGCGCTTGAACAGTATGAAGAAGCCGCCGCTGTTTTTCATATAGATTTCGGATACAACATTTCCAATATTTACCGTCAGATGAAAGCCTGTAAAACCGAGTGTTGTTTCGAAGAAGTTTTCAACCTTGGGCGGGAAGCCTATAAAGCCAAAAACCATCATGAAGCTATGAGTTTTTTTGAAGAAGCCTATTCCATCAAACCTGAGGATTCAACTGCCAAAAGGCTGTACGAAAAATCGAAGCGCATTGTTCACCTGAAAAAATTATTGCCGGTCGCTCAGATCCTAAGTATTTCATTGCTTGCACTGCTTCTGATCTATATGCTCGTTTTTTTCACCAACTCTATTTAA
- a CDS encoding superoxide dismutase, producing the protein MPFQLPDLPYAYDALEPHIDARTMEIHHSKHHAAYTTNLNNAIAGTELEGKTIEELLLVAGSNPAVRNNGGGFWNHNLFWKIMSPAGGGQPQGALAAAIQAQFGSFDAFKEAFSKAGVTRFGSGWAWLGVKENGSLCVCSSPNQDNPLMDVAENKCTPILGMDVWEHAYYLKYQNRRPDYINAFFEVINWAEVSAAYHAAGGK; encoded by the coding sequence ATGCCATTTCAACTACCTGATCTGCCCTATGCTTACGATGCTTTAGAGCCGCATATTGATGCGCGAACCATGGAAATTCACCACAGCAAACACCACGCAGCTTATACTACCAACCTCAATAATGCAATTGCCGGTACTGAGCTGGAAGGTAAAACCATCGAAGAATTATTGCTGGTTGCAGGAAGTAATCCTGCTGTCCGAAATAATGGAGGTGGATTTTGGAATCATAATTTGTTTTGGAAAATCATGTCTCCGGCCGGTGGGGGACAACCCCAAGGCGCATTGGCTGCTGCCATTCAGGCTCAGTTTGGTTCTTTTGATGCATTTAAAGAAGCCTTTTCAAAAGCCGGAGTTACCCGGTTTGGTTCAGGTTGGGCCTGGCTTGGTGTAAAAGAGAACGGATCTCTTTGTGTTTGTTCAAGTCCCAATCAGGATAACCCTTTGATGGATGTGGCTGAAAACAAATGTACCCCTATTTTGGGTATGGATGTTTGGGAACATGCTTACTACTTAAAATACCAAAACCGCCGCCCCGACTACATCAATGCCTTTTTTGAAGTTATCAATTGGGCTGAAGTCAGTGCTGCTTACCATGCAGCAGGTGGAAAATAA
- a CDS encoding nucleoside deaminase — translation MRQALKEATNAFENDEVPVGAVVVCRNVIIARAHNQTELLNDVTAHAEILALTAAVNHLGSKYLNECILYVTLEPCAMCAGAMYWAQLDTLVFGAFDLKRGYSKLTPPVLHPKTKIINGVLDIECAQLLTGFFKRKR, via the coding sequence ATGCGACAAGCTTTGAAGGAAGCAACAAACGCGTTTGAAAATGATGAGGTTCCGGTAGGAGCAGTTGTTGTTTGCCGGAATGTGATAATAGCACGGGCACATAATCAGACTGAGTTGTTGAATGATGTTACAGCTCATGCCGAAATTTTGGCTTTAACTGCTGCCGTCAATCATTTGGGGAGCAAGTATTTAAACGAATGTATTTTGTATGTAACGCTCGAACCCTGTGCAATGTGTGCCGGGGCGATGTATTGGGCACAATTGGATACTTTAGTGTTTGGAGCTTTCGATCTTAAACGGGGATATTCTAAACTTACACCACCTGTTTTGCACCCCAAGACAAAGATAATAAATGGAGTTTTGGATATAGAATGTGCACAGTTATTGACCGGTTTTTTTAAACGCAAACGATAA
- the mnmD gene encoding tRNA (5-methylaminomethyl-2-thiouridine)(34)-methyltransferase MnmD — translation MNRQLITTADGSHSIYLSEFDEHYHSVHGAIQESEHVFIRAGFDFVSSGQNPLNLLEIGFGTGLNALLTYLNHQKNPERTINYTAIEAFPLETAIASQLNYPELLNSEAATEVFNLLHQSEWNQAVSISSHFTITKLETTIQAYHPSNKFHLIYFDAFAPTAQPELWTADVFSKMFDSLKKGGILTTYCAKGIVKRTLKEVGFKVESLQGPIGKREMTRALKI, via the coding sequence ATGAACAGGCAATTGATAACCACTGCTGATGGTTCTCATTCTATATATTTATCTGAATTTGACGAGCATTACCATTCCGTTCATGGCGCAATTCAAGAATCTGAACATGTTTTTATCCGCGCAGGTTTTGATTTTGTAAGCTCCGGGCAGAACCCGCTTAACCTGCTCGAAATAGGGTTTGGAACCGGATTAAACGCATTATTAACTTACCTGAACCATCAAAAAAATCCGGAAAGAACCATAAACTATACTGCTATTGAGGCTTTTCCGCTTGAAACAGCAATTGCCTCCCAACTCAACTACCCGGAACTGTTGAATTCAGAAGCGGCAACTGAGGTTTTTAACCTTCTTCACCAATCTGAATGGAATCAGGCTGTTAGCATTTCATCCCATTTTACAATTACAAAATTAGAAACCACTATTCAGGCCTATCACCCTTCAAACAAATTTCATTTGATTTATTTTGATGCTTTTGCTCCAACCGCACAGCCGGAATTATGGACTGCCGATGTTTTTTCCAAAATGTTTGATTCCTTAAAAAAGGGAGGAATTTTAACCACCTATTGTGCCAAAGGCATCGTAAAAAGAACCTTAAAAGAGGTGGGGTTTAAAGTTGAGTCGCTTCAGGGGCCAATTGGAAAACGCGAAATGACCCGAGCCCTCAAAATCTGA
- a CDS encoding T9SS type A sorting domain-containing protein — MLHCLDTEWAIRLLVGTYVDEGLFEQALHELQNLPETPENAEFIALYQAIIQGGIEGSGKSDVAAATINNIAENEFSKNSALAQSVLAVYKSTDYVRHGATINLLANNVVKIPNYKLVPNPAQDQVTVMFTRYVKPNQTLEIFDLQGRLVLIQKNVAQNTLVNIANLQTGVYFCRLSDEADVVKLAVVR, encoded by the coding sequence TTGTTACACTGTTTAGACACTGAATGGGCAATACGCTTGTTGGTTGGTACTTATGTTGATGAGGGTCTTTTTGAACAAGCATTACACGAACTGCAAAACTTGCCGGAAACACCGGAAAATGCTGAATTTATAGCTTTGTACCAAGCTATAATACAAGGTGGTATAGAAGGAAGTGGTAAATCTGATGTAGCTGCGGCAACGATAAATAATATTGCAGAAAATGAGTTTTCTAAAAACAGTGCTTTAGCTCAAAGCGTTTTAGCAGTTTATAAAAGTACTGATTACGTAAGGCATGGGGCTACTATTAATTTGCTTGCAAATAATGTTGTAAAAATTCCGAATTATAAATTAGTGCCCAATCCGGCGCAAGACCAAGTTACTGTTATGTTTACCAGATATGTCAAACCCAACCAAACACTGGAAATATTTGATTTGCAAGGCAGATTAGTTCTGATACAAAAAAATGTTGCACAAAACACCCTTGTAAATATTGCCAATTTGCAAACCGGCGTGTATTTCTGCCGTTTATCTGATGAGGCGGATGTCGTAAAATTAGCCGTTGTGCGGTAG
- a CDS encoding T9SS type A sorting domain-containing protein, protein MKKAIIICYFLTLFLELQGQNIEFTYFNKIYGGNDTINILAQVVQPVGEMYYVLGSYTLSTHRAFYVQLIDNIGEVKWIKEFEIGEVGSIANLGVIEWGALALREVTGLAVTYRKGDDICLTKLNYEGNVIFTQTFGQIGKQTPQQIIHTNDGGYIIAGRELVVTADTVKAYALKIDSEGNFEWDKRYLMGNDARFFTVQHTPWDGGYIFGGMGYSTTTGYDMFVVKTLANGDTLWTKRYGGEYNDCAALVVPITTLEEFETGMSIEYVLTACWKESSLIFDRRFYIAKLNETGNIIWSKKYNTYEAMPGLQTFPIVKSDKGIIGATGFTNSNGRKEAVVFSFKSNGTIEWSKTFTIDPQKDCYLKDLQPTPDGGYVLAGYQYSSPQTAWVLKIDSLGNTCSYVGCDSTIVVEVMPGITSNSSPEISAMVYPVPASTYLNIRYQIPSGILPSGNAGWYLYDITGRQVASTTLTGNNGIEEISVAHLPAGIYYYRVLLPLSGQAVASGKILVSEK, encoded by the coding sequence ATGAAAAAGGCAATAATTATATGCTATTTTTTGACACTTTTCCTTGAATTACAAGGGCAAAACATAGAGTTTACTTATTTCAACAAAATATACGGAGGCAATGACACTATAAATATATTGGCACAAGTGGTGCAGCCGGTAGGAGAAATGTACTATGTTTTAGGAAGTTATACATTGTCAACTCATCGAGCATTTTACGTACAGCTAATTGACAATATAGGTGAGGTGAAATGGATTAAAGAGTTTGAAATTGGTGAAGTTGGTAGTATAGCTAATCTTGGTGTAATAGAATGGGGGGCTTTGGCTTTAAGAGAAGTTACTGGATTAGCTGTAACATATCGCAAAGGAGATGATATTTGTTTGACAAAATTAAACTACGAAGGCAATGTGATTTTTACCCAAACATTCGGTCAAATTGGTAAACAAACTCCTCAACAGATAATACATACTAATGACGGCGGTTATATTATAGCAGGAAGAGAGTTAGTAGTAACCGCCGACACCGTAAAAGCCTACGCCCTAAAAATAGACAGTGAGGGCAACTTTGAATGGGACAAACGCTACTTGATGGGCAATGATGCCCGTTTTTTCACCGTACAGCACACCCCTTGGGATGGTGGTTACATCTTTGGCGGCATGGGCTACTCCACCACCACCGGCTACGATATGTTTGTGGTTAAAACTCTCGCCAATGGCGATACCCTTTGGACGAAAAGATATGGAGGAGAATATAATGATTGTGCAGCATTGGTAGTTCCTATTACTACTTTAGAAGAGTTTGAAACAGGTATGTCTATAGAGTATGTGCTTACGGCTTGTTGGAAAGAAAGTTCCTTAATTTTTGACCGGCGTTTTTATATAGCCAAACTAAATGAAACCGGCAATATTATTTGGAGTAAGAAATACAATACCTATGAGGCAATGCCGGGGCTTCAAACTTTTCCAATTGTAAAAAGTGATAAAGGTATAATAGGAGCTACTGGTTTTACCAACTCAAATGGTCGAAAAGAGGCAGTCGTTTTCAGTTTTAAATCTAATGGAACGATAGAATGGTCAAAAACTTTTACTATTGACCCGCAAAAGGATTGCTACCTCAAAGACCTCCAACCCACCCCCGATGGCGGCTACGTGCTGGCAGGCTACCAATACAGCAGCCCCCAAACCGCCTGGGTTTTAAAGATAGACAGCCTTGGAAATACATGCAGTTATGTGGGTTGCGACAGCACGATAGTGGTAGAAGTTATGCCCGGCATCACCTCCAATTCAAGCCCTGAAATATCAGCAATGGTCTATCCCGTTCCTGCTTCTACCTATCTCAACATCCGCTACCAAATACCATCCGGCATCCTTCCTTCGGGCAATGCCGGATGGTATTTGTACGACATAACCGGCAGGCAGGTAGCTTCAACCACCTTAACCGGCAACAACGGCATTGAGGAGATTTCGGTAGCACATCTTCCGGCGGGCATTTACTACTATCGGGTGTTGTTGCCCTTATCGGGACAGGCAGTGGCAAGCGGGAAGATTTTGGTAAGTGAAAAGTGA
- a CDS encoding T9SS type A sorting domain-containing protein: MVRTFCLSPLLHCLDTEWAIRLLVGTYVDEHLYEQALEELQNLPNTPENAEFIALYQAIIEGGLEEQEGSGKTNAALSTISAIAANSNSVHSALAESVLAVYSNQDYIRHGQPVQLNLSPLLKNTNIFRLIPNPASTNVVCKFLHPLKQNGRFQVFDFSGREVISIFVPRASVEMDLVISQLNTGIYFCRLEGIGSVQKLAIVK, encoded by the coding sequence ATGGTTCGGACGTTTTGCCTGTCCCCACTGCTACACTGTTTAGATACCGAATGGGCTATTCGCCTCCTAGTAGGCACTTATGTAGATGAACACCTTTATGAACAAGCCTTGGAGGAACTGCAAAACCTGCCCAATACACCCGAAAATGCAGAGTTTATAGCTCTGTATCAAGCTATTATTGAGGGAGGATTGGAAGAACAGGAAGGTAGTGGAAAAACTAATGCGGCATTAAGCACGATTAGTGCCATTGCGGCAAACAGCAATTCGGTACATAGTGCTTTGGCTGAAAGTGTATTGGCAGTATATAGTAATCAAGATTACATAAGGCATGGGCAGCCTGTTCAGTTGAATCTATCACCACTCCTAAAGAATACTAACATATTCCGCCTTATTCCTAATCCGGCCTCTACAAATGTTGTCTGTAAATTTTTACACCCATTAAAGCAAAACGGTCGTTTTCAGGTATTTGATTTTAGTGGAAGAGAAGTAATTAGTATATTCGTACCAAGGGCAAGTGTGGAGATGGATTTAGTAATAAGTCAACTAAATACCGGCATATATTTTTGCCGTTTAGAGGGCATAGGATCGGTACAAAAATTAGCTATTGTAAAATAG
- a CDS encoding T9SS type A sorting domain-containing protein, translated as MKILVIILLGCLCTVKVDAQTQFTYFNKVFGGDTSYMLSQVIQPVSGGYMVIGNYKNSDINYAIYVMNIDEQGDTLSFKSLVIGTEWGVVEDGSFVKPTSDGNFVCTIAEITYTPALRLIPHLFKFSSDGDTIWHQSYPNEYSQFTRSLIQTSDNGFAMAGYRYVQDTARFVLLKTDAEGNYEWSRTYMLDHDSRAFSVQQTPWDGGYIIGGWGYSTTNGYDMFVVKTLANGDTLWTKRYGGIYDDCAALVVPITTLEEFEAGMPIEYVLTACWKESSLMFDRRFYIAKLNETGNIIWSNKYNTYEAMPGLQTFPIVKSDKGIIGATGFTNSNGRKEAVVFSFKSNGTIEWSKTFTIDPQKDCYLKDLQPTPDGGYVLAGYQYSSPQTAWVLKIDSLGNTCSYVGCDSTVVVEVLPGITSNSSPEISAMVYPVPASTYLNIRYQIPSGILPSGNAGWYLYDITGRQVAETTLTGNNCIEEISVEHLPAGIYYYQVLLPLSGQVVASGKVVVGR; from the coding sequence ATGAAAATTCTTGTAATCATACTGCTTGGTTGTTTATGTACGGTTAAAGTGGATGCTCAAACCCAATTCACTTATTTCAATAAAGTATTTGGCGGCGATACTTCTTATATGCTGTCTCAAGTTATTCAACCTGTTTCTGGGGGGTACATGGTAATAGGAAATTATAAAAATTCGGACATTAACTATGCCATATATGTCATGAATATTGATGAACAAGGCGATACTTTATCGTTTAAGAGCTTAGTAATAGGAACTGAGTGGGGCGTAGTAGAAGATGGAAGTTTTGTGAAACCCACTTCTGATGGCAATTTTGTTTGTACCATAGCAGAAATCACTTACACACCTGCACTCAGGCTTATACCACATCTATTTAAGTTCAGTTCAGATGGCGATACTATTTGGCATCAATCATACCCTAATGAGTACTCGCAGTTTACCCGTTCTCTTATTCAAACTTCAGATAACGGATTTGCTATGGCGGGTTATAGGTATGTACAAGATACGGCTCGTTTTGTTTTGTTAAAAACCGATGCAGAAGGCAATTATGAGTGGTCAAGAACCTATATGTTGGACCATGATTCTCGCGCATTCAGCGTACAGCAAACCCCTTGGGACGGAGGATATATTATTGGAGGGTGGGGCTATTCCACCACCAACGGCTACGATATGTTTGTGGTTAAAACCCTCGCCAATGGAGATACCCTCTGGACAAAAAGGTATGGAGGGATTTATGATGATTGTGCAGCATTGGTAGTACCTATTACCACTTTAGAGGAGTTTGAAGCAGGTATGCCTATAGAGTATGTGCTTACGGCTTGTTGGAAAGAAAGTTCCTTAATGTTTGACCGGCGTTTTTATATAGCCAAACTAAATGAAACCGGCAATATTATTTGGAGTAACAAATACAATACCTATGAGGCAATGCCGGGGCTTCAAACTTTTCCAATTGTAAAAAGTGATAAAGGTATAATAGGAGCTACTGGTTTTACCAACTCAAATGGTCGAAAAGAGGCAGTCGTTTTCAGTTTTAAATCTAATGGAACGATAGAATGGTCAAAAACTTTTACTATTGACCCGCAAAAGGATTGCTACCTCAAAGACCTCCAACCCACCCCCGACGGCGGCTATGTATTAGCAGGCTACCAATACAGCAGCCCCCAAACTGCATGGGTTTTAAAGATAGACAGCCTTGGCAATACATGCAGTTATGTGGGTTGCGACAGCACGGTAGTGGTAGAAGTGCTGCCTGGCATCACCTCCAATTCAAGCCCTGAAATATCGGCAATGGTCTATCCCGTTCCTGCTTCTACCTATCTCAACATCCGCTACCAAATACCATCCGGCATCCTTCCTTCGGGCAATGCCGGATGGTATTTGTACGACATAACCGGCAGGCAGGTAGCCGAAACCACCTTAACCGGCAACAACTGCATTGAGGAGATTTCGGTAGAACATTTGCCGGCTGGTATTTACTACTATCAGGTGTTGTTGCCCTTATCGGGACAGGTGGTGGCGAGTGGGAAGGTGGTGGTGGGCAGGTAG
- a CDS encoding T9SS type A sorting domain-containing protein — protein sequence MVQIIGLFLLCLFQNDMLTETHIITDPDNPEIFEFSGLSKGIDVYNTQTVMKNVNISNQNFQTTKKQITLNGTVGSKVTYNTFSVPPGSSQADDTYGLLTYGSIGLTVEGNSFLAAEAQYNPFTFGAVFDNTEYTGFVSHVLNNLFDGRLNPATQFIGNNNRLYTNCNAYDDCDIDWHLAAPDATLPPQGECDLIDPNGSDLAHHTHWHYVEEVDTPLSYSNLHIYNESSSTLYLNVDNYAYSDPFVGSVPSVYVVGDVDVIFCSTLESFENSTCTVSIPIEEVGMADCNNENDIERRIYNFLRSNQRDSLLALLHCLDTEWAIRLLVGTYVDEHLYEQALEELQNLPNTPENAEFIALYQAIIEGGLEGSGKANIAATTVNNIAENEFSKNSALAQSVLAVYKSTDYLRHGATINLLANNVVKIPNYKLVPNPAQDQVTVMFTRYVKPNQILEIFDLQGRLVLIQKNIAQNTLVNVAKLPTGIYFCRLSEEADVVKLVIVR from the coding sequence ATGGTTCAGATAATAGGTTTGTTCCTCTTATGCCTCTTTCAAAACGACATGCTGACCGAAACCCATATCATTACCGACCCCGACAATCCGGAAATCTTTGAGTTTAGCGGACTGAGCAAGGGTATAGATGTCTATAATACTCAGACGGTTATGAAAAACGTAAACATCTCCAACCAAAACTTCCAAACCACCAAAAAACAAATTACCCTAAACGGAACGGTAGGCAGCAAGGTTACCTACAACACGTTTTCCGTTCCTCCCGGCAGTTCGCAAGCAGACGATACCTACGGGCTGCTAACCTACGGCAGCATAGGGTTAACCGTAGAAGGCAATAGTTTTTTGGCGGCAGAGGCCCAATACAACCCCTTTACATTCGGCGCAGTTTTTGACAACACCGAATATACCGGCTTTGTGTCGCATGTGCTAAACAACCTTTTCGACGGACGGCTAAACCCCGCCACCCAATTTATTGGCAACAATAACCGCCTCTACACCAACTGCAACGCCTACGACGACTGTGATATTGACTGGCACCTTGCTGCACCTGATGCTACTCTGCCTCCGCAAGGAGAATGTGATTTGATTGATCCAAATGGTTCAGATCTCGCCCATCACACCCATTGGCATTATGTTGAAGAAGTAGATACTCCTCTAAGCTACTCGAATTTGCACATCTACAACGAAAGTTCCTCTACACTGTACCTAAATGTTGACAACTACGCATATTCAGACCCCTTTGTCGGTAGTGTTCCTTCTGTTTATGTTGTAGGTGATGTTGATGTTATATTCTGCTCAACATTAGAGAGCTTCGAGAATTCAACTTGCACTGTTAGTATTCCCATAGAAGAAGTAGGTATGGCAGATTGCAATAACGAAAACGATATAGAACGACGTATTTACAACTTCTTGCGCTCCAACCAACGCGATAGCCTGCTTGCACTGCTACACTGTTTAGACACCGAATGGGCAATACGCCTCCTAGTAGGCACTTATGTAGATGAACACCTTTATGAACAAGCCTTGGAGGAACTGCAAAACTTGCCCAACACACCCGAAAACGCCGAGTTTATAGCCCTATACCAAGCCATTATAGAGGGCGGTTTGGAAGGGAGTGGTAAAGCAAATATAGCTGCGACAACGGTAAATAATATTGCAGAAAATGAGTTTTCTAAAAACAGTGCTTTAGCTCAAAGTGTTTTGGCTGTTTATAAAAGTACTGATTACTTAAGGCATGGGGCTACTATTAATTTGCTTGCAAATAATGTTGTAAAAATTCCGAATTATAAATTAGTGCCCAATCCGGCGCAAGACCAAGTTACTGTTATGTTTACCAGATATGTCAAACCCAACCAAATACTGGAAATATTTGATTTGCAAGGTAGATTAGTACTGATACAAAAAAATATTGCACAAAACACCCTTGTAAATGTTGCCAAGTTGCCAACCGGTATATATTTCTGTCGTTTGTCTGAGGAAGCAGACGTTGTAAAATTAGTCATTGTGCGGTAG
- a CDS encoding T9SS type A sorting domain-containing protein, producing MKKQFFFIILILCVFHSKAQVAQFVYFNKVLSSDTMNILAQAIQPIEDGYLTLGGYATSENYVLYIRKLNLTGETEWIKPFEIIENLADLGIIEWGGQVLHEPNILTATYKKTQDICLTKFNYDGEIMLHKKFNIEARQTPKQIIKTPDDGYMIAGMEGVITNDTVKAYALKIDSEGNFEWDKRYLMGNDARFFTVQYTPWDGGYIFGGMGYSTTTGYDMFVVKTAANGDTLWTKKYGNAYSNCAALVTPLISHDEYLNGEPIEYIMTSCWHNSNDPWQSKNYIAKIDSVGNTIWEKIHGTYSTFSSLQTFPIIQSGKRIIGASVYYDVFGNWTPVIVSYRANGSIEWSKPITLDSDNPCYIKDLQPTPDGGYVLAGYQYSSPQTAWVLKIDSLGNTCSYVGCDSTVVVEVLPGITSNSSPEISAMVYPVPASTYLNIRYQIPAGILSSGNAGWYLYDMTGRQVAETTLTGNNGIEEISVAHLPAGIYYYRVLLPLSGQVVASGKILVSEK from the coding sequence ATGAAAAAACAATTCTTTTTCATCATATTGATTCTATGTGTCTTTCATTCAAAAGCTCAAGTTGCCCAGTTTGTTTATTTTAACAAGGTTTTATCCAGCGACACCATGAATATATTGGCACAGGCGATACAACCTATAGAAGACGGATATTTGACTTTGGGTGGCTATGCTACTTCCGAAAACTATGTCTTATACATACGAAAGTTAAATTTGACGGGTGAGACGGAGTGGATAAAACCCTTCGAAATTATAGAAAACTTGGCCGATTTGGGAATTATCGAATGGGGGGGACAAGTTTTACACGAACCAAACATATTAACGGCAACTTATAAAAAAACACAAGACATTTGTTTGACTAAATTTAACTATGATGGCGAAATAATGCTTCATAAAAAATTTAATATAGAAGCCCGTCAAACACCAAAGCAAATAATAAAAACTCCTGATGATGGCTACATGATAGCCGGCATGGAAGGAGTTATAACCAATGACACCGTAAAAGCCTACGCTCTCAAAATAGACAGTGAGGGCAACTTTGAATGGGACAAACGCTATCTGATGGGCAACGATGCCCGTTTTTTCACCGTACAATACACCCCTTGGGATGGCGGCTACATATTTGGCGGAATGGGCTACTCTACTACCACCGGTTACGATATGTTTGTGGTCAAAACCGCCGCCAACGGCGATACCCTCTGGACGAAAAAGTATGGAAACGCTTATAGCAATTGTGCTGCATTAGTAACCCCTTTGATATCGCATGATGAGTATCTAAATGGAGAACCCATTGAGTATATTATGACGAGTTGTTGGCACAACTCCAATGACCCGTGGCAAAGCAAAAATTATATTGCCAAAATAGATAGCGTAGGCAATACTATTTGGGAGAAAATACATGGCACTTATTCCACCTTTTCATCGCTTCAAACATTTCCTATTATTCAATCGGGGAAACGCATAATTGGAGCCTCTGTATATTATGATGTGTTTGGTAACTGGACACCTGTGATTGTAAGCTATAGAGCAAATGGCTCCATTGAATGGTCAAAACCCATTACATTAGACTCCGATAATCCTTGCTACATAAAAGACCTCCAACCCACCCCCGATGGCGGCTATGTGCTGGCAGGCTACCAATACAGCAGCCCCCAAACCGCATGGGTTTTAAAAATAGACAGCCTTGGCAATACATGCAGTTATGTGGGTTGCGACAGCACCGTAGTGGTAGAAGTACTACCCGGCATCACCTCCAATTCAAGCCCTGAAATATCGGCAATGGTCTATCCCGTTCCTGCTTCTACCTATCTCAACATCCGCTACCAAATTCCTGCCGGTATCCTTTCTTCGGGCAATGCCGGATGGTATTTGTACGACATGACCGGCAGGCAGGTAGCCGAAACCACCTTAACCGGCAACAACGGCATTGAGGAGATTTCGGTAGCACATCTTCCGGCGGGCATTTACTACTATCGGGTGTTGTTGCCCTTATCGGGACAGGTGGTGGCAAGCGGGAAGATTTTGGTAAGTGAAAAGTGA